In Tripterygium wilfordii isolate XIE 37 chromosome 23, ASM1340144v1, whole genome shotgun sequence, one genomic interval encodes:
- the LOC119993233 gene encoding photosystem I reaction center subunit IV, chloroplastic-like: protein MGPKLKNERIPLYYSLFLTHHCLLVWRLEGVSMATCSLATSGIVFRSGGVVSSTSSNSRNSVAFFANNNVKNGSRRLVVRAADEAPPAAATTAVSAEPKAAPKPPPIGPKRGSKVKILRRESYWFKDVGSVVTVDQDPKTRYPVVVRFNKVNYANVSTNNYALDEIEEL from the exons ATGGGTCCGAAACTGAAAAACGAAAGAATTCCCCTTTATTATTCTCTGTTTCTAACCCatcattgcttgcttgtttggAGACTGGAAGGAGTATCAATGGCTACATGCAGCTTGGCAACATCCGGTATTGTGTTCAGATCCGGGGGGGTCGTATCGAGTACGAGCTCAAACTCTAGGAATTCCGTTGCTTTCTTTGCCAACAATAATGTCAAGAATGGTTCGAGAAGGCTAGTAGTACGTGCGGCCGATGAAGCCCCGCCAGCAGCGGCCACCACCGCTGTTTCGGCTGAGCCTAAGGCTGCTCCTAAGCCACCTCCGATTGGACCCAAGAGGGGCAGCAAG GTGAAGATCCTAAGGAGAGAGTCTTACTGGTTCAAAGACGTTGGATCCGTTGTGACTGTTGATCAG GATCCCAAAACGAGGTATCCGGTCGTGGTAAGATTTAACAAAGTGAACTATGCCAATGTATCAACTAACAACTATGCCTTGGATGAGATTGAAGAACTGTAG
- the LOC119993232 gene encoding LOW QUALITY PROTEIN: F-box protein SKIP2-like (The sequence of the model RefSeq protein was modified relative to this genomic sequence to represent the inferred CDS: inserted 1 base in 1 codon): MGQSSSTTAEVNIREFSKSMSDRFLSSPIISRDAVEVAGDWDLSSNIPDECLAYVFDFLGAGDRKRCSVVCRRWFRVEGQNRRRLSLNAQSGIFSFLPSLFTRFDSVTKLALRCDRKSVSLSDDALILISLRCRNLTRLKLHGCRQLTDLGVATFAQNCKSLKKLSCGSCSFGASAMNAVLEHCTGLEELSVKRLRGLFDGAESIVPGSSTASSLKSISLKDLVNGQCFETLVIGSKNLKSLKINRCLGDWDKVLENIACKSSSLTEIHLERLQVSDIGLSEIAKCSSIEILHIVKAPECSNMGLVCVAEKCKQLRKLHIDGWRTHRIGDEGLIAIANHCSDLVELVLIGVNATYLSLSAIAANCQKLERLALCGSSTIGDAEIGCIAAKCMALKRLCIKGCAISDIGVKALGSGCPDLVKVKVKKCRAVSSEIADWLQECRGSVIVNFDVVQDVALDTTVGDYGMQDDVVELPTMAGQVIVEDASTSNGRLALFRTKLGLFASRNXVACTFRRWKLHW; this comes from the exons ATGGGCCAGTCGTCTTCTACAACCGCGGAAGTTAACATCCGAGAATTCTCCAAGTCCATGAGCGATCGGTTTTTATCGTCGCCGATTATTTCGAGGGATGCGGTGGAGGTAGCCGGGGACTGGGACTTGTCATCCAATATTCCCGATGAGTGTTTGGCCTACGTTTTCGATTTCCTCGGCGCTGGAGATCGGAAGCGGTGTTCGGTTGTTTGTCGGCGGTGGTTCCGGGTTGAAGGACAGAACCGTCGCCGGCTGTCCCTTAATGCTCAGAGTGGAATCTTTTCGTTTCTGCCTTCGTTGTTTACTCGATTCGACTCGGTCACGAAACTAGCTCTTCGTTGTGACCGCAAATCTGTAAGCTTAAGCGATGACGCTTTGATTCTTATCTCGCTACGCTGCAGAAACCTCACGCGCCTCAAGCTCCATGGCTGCCGCCAGCTAACCGATCTTGGTGTCGCCACGTTTGCGCAGAATTGCAAGAGCTTGAAGAAGCTCTCCTGCGGCTCTTGCAGTTTTGGCGCATCGGCCATGAATGCGGTCCTAGAGCACTGCACAGGTCTTGAGGAGCTTTCAGTAAAGAGGCTCCGTGGATTATTTGATGGAGCCGAGTCGATCGTGCCCGGTTCTTCCACAGCTTCCTCGCTGAAATCGATATCCTTGAAGGACCTTGTGAATGGGCAATGCTTCGAAACGCTGGTAATTGGATCTAAAAATCTGAAGTCATTGAAGATCAATCGTTGCTTGGGCGACTGGGATAAAGTCCTTGAAAATATAGCCTGTAAAAGCAGTTCTTTGACTGAGATTCACCTGGAGAGGCTTCAAGTGAGTGATATTGGGCTTTCAGAAATTGCAAAATGCTCAAGTATAGAAATCTTGCATATTGTTAAAGCTCCAGAATGCTCGAATATGGGGCTTGTTTGTGTGGCAGAGAAATGCAAGCAATTGAGGAAGCTTCACATTGATGGATGGAGGACTCATAGGATAGGCGATGAGGGTTTAATTGCCATAGCCAACCACTGTTCTGATCTAGTAGAACTTGTGTTGATTGGTGTTAATGCCACTTATTTGAGCTTGTCTGCCATTGCTGCTAATTGCCAGAAGCTTGAAAGATTAGCACTTTGTGGTAGCAGCACAATTGGTGATGCAGAGATTGGGTGCATTGCTGCGAAATGCATGGCACTGAAGAGGCTTTGTATTAAGGGATGTGCCATTTCGGATATTGGAGTCAAAGCCCTAGGCTCTGGCTGTCCTGATTTGGTGAAGGTTAAGGTCAAGAAATGCAGAGCAGTGAGTAGTGAAATTGCTGATTGGTTGCAGGAGTGTAGAGGGTCTGTGATTGTTAATTTTGATGTTGTTCAAGATGTAGCCTTGGATACTACTGTTGGCGATTATGGAATGCAGGATGATGTTGTGGAGTTGCCAACAATGGCTGGCCAAGTAATAGTTGAAGATGCTTCTACTAGTAATGGTCGATTAGCCTTATTTCGGACAAAACTCGGACTTTTTGCTAGTAGGA TGGTGGCATGCACCTTCAGGAGGTGGAAACTTCATTGGTAA